A single genomic interval of Anaerolineales bacterium harbors:
- a CDS encoding response regulator transcription factor has product MVRFIRLNLEQDGFDVVEAQSGTEALEQLRNAIPDLVLLDVMLPDIDGFETLRMIREFSQVPILMVTAKGEEDDRVRGLERGADDYITKPFSPRELASRIRAVLRREEMPRTAAHQPIVVDDRLTIDFDRREILVQGKPVALRPTEYRLLYHLVQNAGRVVTHDQLLAKVWGYEYREETHYLRLYVNYLRQKLENDPADPKYILTERGVGYRFADYRRASRPAGEPAATAGKPSEGAGPNNPSPEGSHGVDQGPD; this is encoded by the coding sequence ATGGTGCGGTTCATCCGGCTGAATTTGGAGCAGGACGGCTTCGACGTGGTCGAAGCGCAAAGCGGCACCGAAGCCCTGGAGCAGCTGCGGAATGCGATTCCGGACCTGGTGCTGCTCGATGTCATGCTGCCCGACATCGACGGATTCGAAACCCTGCGGATGATCCGCGAGTTCTCGCAGGTGCCGATCCTGATGGTCACCGCCAAAGGGGAGGAGGACGACCGGGTGCGGGGGCTGGAGCGCGGCGCGGACGATTACATCACCAAACCCTTCAGCCCGAGGGAACTGGCCAGCCGGATCCGGGCGGTGCTCCGACGCGAAGAGATGCCCCGCACGGCCGCCCATCAGCCGATCGTGGTCGACGACCGGCTGACGATCGACTTCGACCGGCGGGAGATTCTGGTGCAAGGCAAGCCGGTCGCCCTGCGCCCCACCGAGTACCGGCTGTTGTACCACTTGGTCCAGAACGCCGGGCGGGTGGTTACTCACGACCAGCTGTTGGCCAAAGTCTGGGGATACGAATACCGCGAGGAAACGCACTACCTGCGCCTGTACGTGAACTATCTGCGGCAGAAGCTGGAAAATGATCCGGCCGATCCCAAATACATCCTGACCGAGCGGGGAGTCGGATACCGGTTCGCAGACTATCGCCGGGCTTCCCGCCCGGCGGGCGAGCCCGCCGCCACCGCCGGAAAGCCGTCCGAAGGCGCCGGGCCGAATAATCCGTCCCCCGAGGGATCCCATGGCGTGGATCAAGGACCTGATTAA
- a CDS encoding serine/threonine-protein phosphatase, with the protein MAPITRIRTRRSTKSKPAAELPHDIPMFRTGIAYDVGRVRQSNEDCLIVHTSLQQGDSVSPYYGLFLVADGMGGHELGERASLLAAQTFAREVVGKFGAQWMGGAAEQTESIQEILESSMVQANQAVMLNLPGSGTTLTAALIFSRQVFLTHVGDSRAYFVGKEIRQITHDHSLVQRLVDQGHISTEEAGRFAQRNVLLRAVGQVEGIETDFLTVPWEYGSRLMLCTDGLWGVLSDSEILRISKNYPSPQDAAVALARQANTMGGPDNISVVIVEMTGEK; encoded by the coding sequence TTGGCTCCCATTACCCGCATCCGCACACGCCGCAGCACCAAATCGAAGCCCGCCGCCGAGTTGCCGCACGACATTCCGATGTTCCGCACCGGGATCGCCTACGACGTCGGCCGGGTCCGCCAATCCAACGAGGACTGCCTGATCGTCCACACCTCGCTGCAGCAAGGCGATTCGGTATCCCCTTATTACGGGCTGTTCCTGGTCGCGGACGGCATGGGCGGCCACGAGCTGGGCGAGCGGGCCAGCCTGCTGGCGGCCCAAACCTTCGCCCGCGAGGTTGTCGGAAAATTCGGCGCCCAATGGATGGGCGGCGCGGCGGAGCAAACCGAGTCGATCCAGGAGATCCTGGAATCCTCCATGGTCCAGGCCAACCAGGCGGTGATGCTGAATCTTCCGGGCTCCGGGACAACCCTGACCGCGGCGCTGATCTTCAGCCGCCAGGTGTTCCTGACCCACGTCGGCGACAGCCGGGCGTATTTCGTCGGCAAGGAAATCCGCCAGATCACCCACGACCACTCGCTGGTGCAGCGGTTGGTGGATCAGGGTCACATCTCGACGGAGGAAGCCGGCCGCTTCGCCCAGCGCAACGTCCTCCTGCGGGCGGTCGGTCAGGTCGAGGGGATCGAGACCGACTTCCTGACCGTGCCGTGGGAATACGGTTCGCGCCTGATGCTGTGCACCGACGGATTGTGGGGCGTGCTGTCGGATTCCGAGATCCTGCGGATTTCCAAGAATTATCCTTCGCCGCAAGACGCCGCCGTCGCCCTCGCCCGCCAGGCCAACACGATGGGCGGCCCGGACAACATATCGGTGGTCATCGTAGAGATGACAGGGGAAAAATGA
- a CDS encoding VWA domain-containing protein: MSSASPSKEPLYMEVHVSRPVLRALDEPQVLYAMATVQPSQQESEPIPPPLNLSLVLDRSTSMAGERLDTARISAENIITQLRPQDKIAVVTFSDRAEVLLSTELSLPMSEARQRLSLIQANGGTEIYQGLSAGVNQLRQVRHPKSVDHVLLLTDGRTYGDEAACLQLAEEMAQEGIEITAMGIGEEWNDLFLDSLATKTGGQAVYIDNLASLGPFLQQKFQGLGQVHADQVVVEVETTPGVTLHSAFRVNPAPMPLVEGHMLRLGTLFSGNNITLLMEFLIPPITPMDSFEISRLHLGAHLAKRATNLRTILSLSLPVVSEPVPAPIPGTLLAAVRNVNLARLQEKALADAQTGHLNLAKTRLERIATRLFEMGEPDLANTVLSESSQLRRTHAISEKGKKAVKYGTRSLVDPKHGGRPK, from the coding sequence ATGAGCAGCGCCAGCCCCAGCAAGGAACCGCTGTACATGGAAGTCCATGTCAGCCGACCCGTCCTGCGGGCCCTCGACGAGCCGCAAGTGCTGTACGCGATGGCGACCGTCCAGCCCTCGCAGCAGGAATCCGAACCGATCCCTCCGCCGCTGAACCTGAGCCTGGTTCTCGACCGTTCGACCTCGATGGCCGGGGAACGGCTCGACACCGCCAGGATCTCCGCCGAAAACATCATCACCCAGCTTCGTCCGCAGGACAAGATCGCCGTCGTCACCTTCAGCGACCGGGCGGAAGTGCTGCTGTCGACTGAGTTGTCGCTGCCGATGTCGGAAGCCCGCCAGCGGTTGAGTTTGATCCAGGCCAACGGGGGTACGGAAATTTACCAGGGGCTGTCGGCCGGCGTGAATCAGCTGCGCCAGGTGCGGCATCCTAAATCCGTGGACCACGTCCTCCTGCTGACCGACGGACGGACGTATGGCGACGAGGCGGCCTGCCTGCAACTGGCCGAAGAAATGGCGCAGGAAGGCATCGAGATCACCGCGATGGGGATCGGCGAGGAGTGGAACGACCTGTTCCTCGATTCGCTGGCCACCAAAACCGGCGGGCAAGCCGTCTACATCGACAACCTCGCTTCGCTGGGTCCGTTCCTGCAGCAGAAGTTTCAAGGCCTCGGCCAAGTGCATGCCGACCAGGTGGTCGTGGAGGTGGAAACAACGCCCGGCGTCACCCTGCACTCGGCCTTCCGGGTCAATCCGGCCCCGATGCCGCTGGTCGAAGGCCACATGTTGCGGCTGGGTACGCTGTTCTCCGGGAACAACATCACCTTGTTGATGGAATTCCTCATCCCGCCGATCACGCCGATGGATTCGTTCGAGATCAGCCGCCTGCACCTCGGAGCGCACCTCGCCAAACGGGCGACCAACTTGCGGACGATTCTTTCGCTGAGTCTGCCGGTCGTGTCCGAGCCGGTCCCGGCGCCCATACCCGGCACGCTCCTGGCGGCCGTGCGGAACGTCAACCTGGCCCGCCTGCAGGAAAAGGCCCTGGCCGACGCGCAAACCGGCCACTTGAACCTGGCGAAGACGCGCCTCGAGCGGATCGCCACCCGGCTGTTCGAAATGGGCGAACCGGATTTGGCGAACACGGTCCTCAGCGAATCTTCCCAGCTCCGCCGCACCCATGCGATCTCGGAAAAGGGCAAGAAGGCGGTCAAATACGGAACCCGCAGTCTGGTGGATCCCAAGCACGGAGGCAGGCCGAAATGA
- a CDS encoding decaprenyl-phosphate phosphoribosyltransferase — MAWIKDLIKSLRPKQWPKNVFLFAALVFDRQFFLPEPLLRTAAGFLLLCLASGSVYLINDIADRNQDRLHPSKRKRPIASGRLSVPTAAASAAVLMAATLAAAHVLAPPFAVLAAVYILLNFAYSFWLKHVPVVDALMVAFFFVLRVVGGVLLITVERFSPWMYVCMTLLALFISFGKRRSEILLLEEGASNHRRVLRGYSIPLLDSYIQIVSAATIVAYSFYTFEAPNLPENHAMMLTIPFVVYGLFRYLYLVQIEHIGGAPEELVLTDRPLQAAILLWGLAAMMILYLWT, encoded by the coding sequence ATGGCGTGGATCAAGGACCTGATTAAAAGCCTGCGGCCGAAGCAGTGGCCGAAGAACGTATTTCTTTTCGCCGCCCTGGTGTTCGACCGCCAGTTCTTCCTTCCCGAGCCTCTGCTGCGCACCGCCGCCGGCTTCCTCCTGCTGTGCCTGGCCTCCGGATCGGTCTACCTCATCAACGACATCGCCGACCGCAACCAGGACCGGCTCCATCCCTCGAAGCGCAAGCGGCCGATCGCTTCTGGCCGGCTGTCCGTCCCGACCGCGGCGGCCTCCGCCGCGGTCCTGATGGCCGCCACCCTCGCGGCAGCGCACGTCCTTGCCCCGCCTTTTGCCGTCCTGGCCGCCGTTTACATTCTGTTGAACTTCGCCTACTCCTTCTGGCTCAAACACGTTCCGGTCGTCGACGCGTTGATGGTAGCCTTCTTCTTCGTCCTGCGCGTCGTCGGCGGCGTCCTGCTGATCACCGTCGAGCGGTTCTCGCCCTGGATGTACGTCTGCATGACCCTCCTGGCGTTGTTCATTTCCTTCGGCAAGCGGCGGTCGGAAATCCTCCTGCTGGAGGAGGGCGCCTCCAACCACCGGCGGGTGCTGAGGGGCTACTCGATTCCGCTGCTCGACAGCTACATCCAGATCGTCTCCGCGGCTACGATCGTGGCCTATTCGTTCTACACCTTCGAAGCCCCCAACCTGCCCGAAAACCACGCGATGATGCTGACCATCCCCTTCGTCGTGTACGGGCTCTTCCGCTACCTCTACCTGGTCCAGATCGAACACATCGGCGGCGCCCCCGAAGAACTGGTCCTCACGGACCGCCCGCTGCAGGCCGCCATCCTGCTCTGGGGATTGGCCGCCATGATGATCCTTTACCTGTGGACATAA
- a CDS encoding NAD(P)H-binding protein → MPLKILVTGSTGFIGRVVSRVLAGRGHSLRLLVRPSPRLPPMPVPRAEVVVASFEDEGGLRAAAAGIDAIVHLASAEGEHRRRDLFAVDVEGTRNLLASAKAAGVKRILYLSHLGADRSSAYPFLQAKGIAENALMNSGIPALILRSSLVFGAGDSFTNAVALFAHLLPAVFFIPEMDTYLQPLWVEDLAACMEYCLAEDRYIGEILSIGGPEHLSFQQIVETVLDAIRAPRMIVPLWPPLARSGLWLMDWGLPHSPFTPFWMDYLAVPSTCEANSLSRLFGLKAAALRESIGYLRQGRGIRKFLQYVMRGSEALQGD, encoded by the coding sequence ATGCCGTTAAAGATCCTCGTCACCGGGTCCACCGGGTTCATCGGCCGGGTGGTCAGCCGGGTTCTGGCCGGCCGCGGGCATTCGCTGCGTTTGTTGGTCCGGCCTTCCCCGCGCCTGCCGCCGATGCCCGTCCCCCGCGCGGAGGTGGTCGTCGCTTCGTTTGAGGATGAAGGCGGGTTGCGCGCCGCCGCGGCGGGTATCGATGCGATCGTCCACTTGGCCAGCGCCGAGGGGGAGCACCGCCGGCGCGATCTGTTTGCGGTCGACGTCGAGGGAACCCGCAACCTCCTGGCATCGGCGAAGGCCGCCGGGGTGAAGCGGATCCTCTACCTCAGCCATCTGGGGGCCGATCGGAGCTCGGCCTATCCGTTTCTTCAGGCCAAGGGAATCGCCGAGAACGCGTTAATGAACAGCGGCATCCCCGCGCTCATTCTCCGCTCTTCCCTCGTTTTCGGAGCCGGCGATTCGTTCACCAACGCCGTCGCGCTTTTCGCGCACTTGCTCCCGGCGGTCTTCTTCATTCCGGAGATGGATACCTACCTCCAGCCCCTGTGGGTGGAGGATTTGGCGGCCTGCATGGAATACTGCCTGGCCGAGGACCGCTACATCGGCGAGATCCTCTCCATCGGCGGGCCGGAGCATCTTTCCTTCCAACAGATCGTGGAGACCGTGCTGGACGCGATCCGGGCGCCGCGGATGATCGTCCCGCTTTGGCCTCCGCTCGCCCGCTCGGGTTTGTGGCTGATGGATTGGGGGCTTCCCCATTCCCCGTTTACGCCGTTTTGGATGGACTACCTGGCGGTGCCGAGCACCTGCGAAGCCAACAGCCTCTCGCGGCTGTTCGGATTAAAGGCCGCCGCCCTCCGCGAATCCATCGGGTACCTGCGGCAGGGAAGGGGGATCCGCAAATTCCTGCAATATGTGATGCGGGGGAGTGAAGCCCTGCAGGGGGATTAG
- a CDS encoding FHA domain-containing protein: MISCHVCHASVYYGTLFCPECCARVSEDSSSPTNALPAAKAAEMISRKASETSHAPLRATDSIALKVAGNNVGIPLFGQQEYILGRAEKGQAVIPDIDLNRFGAHEKGVSRLHCHLRFEGDMLLAIDLGSANGTFVNDVRVLPDHPATLSDGDILRLGNLIIEVTRQIGGQ; the protein is encoded by the coding sequence ATGATCTCCTGCCACGTTTGCCACGCCTCGGTGTACTACGGAACCTTATTCTGCCCGGAATGCTGCGCCCGGGTCAGCGAAGACAGTTCCTCGCCCACCAACGCACTGCCCGCAGCGAAGGCGGCGGAAATGATCTCTCGAAAAGCAAGCGAAACCTCCCATGCCCCGCTGAGGGCGACCGATTCGATCGCGTTGAAGGTGGCCGGCAACAACGTGGGCATCCCCCTGTTCGGACAGCAGGAATACATCCTCGGACGGGCGGAGAAAGGACAGGCGGTCATCCCCGACATCGACCTGAACCGGTTCGGGGCGCACGAAAAGGGGGTTTCCCGCCTGCATTGCCACCTGCGCTTCGAAGGCGACATGCTGCTGGCGATCGATCTGGGCAGCGCCAACGGCACGTTCGTCAACGACGTGCGCGTTCTGCCGGATCATCCGGCGACCCTGTCCGACGGAGACATCCTCCGTTTGGGAAACCTGATCATCGAAGTCACCCGCCAAATAGGAGGACAATAA
- a CDS encoding VTT domain-containing protein yields the protein MPILARAGLLLLVIVLTVGIYVLRDQARWLVSLGYVGIFLLSILANATIILPAPGVAFVFGLGAVYNPLLVALAAGAGSAIGELSGYLAGYSGNIVIRNRKYADQMTEWMRKYGPWTILVLGFIPNPIFDLAGIVAGMLKMPMWRFLVFCMIGKIIKMLLFAYAGSLSIPWLTPE from the coding sequence TTGCCCATCCTGGCTCGGGCGGGCCTTTTGCTGTTGGTCATCGTCCTGACGGTCGGAATTTACGTATTGCGGGATCAAGCCAGATGGCTGGTGAGTCTGGGGTACGTCGGAATCTTTCTGCTGTCGATCCTCGCCAACGCGACGATCATCCTGCCGGCGCCCGGCGTGGCGTTTGTGTTCGGCCTCGGCGCGGTCTACAATCCTCTGCTGGTCGCTCTGGCGGCCGGCGCCGGATCGGCGATCGGCGAGTTGTCCGGCTACTTGGCCGGATATTCCGGGAACATCGTCATCCGGAACCGCAAATACGCCGATCAGATGACGGAGTGGATGCGCAAATACGGCCCGTGGACGATCCTCGTCCTCGGCTTCATCCCCAATCCGATCTTCGATCTGGCGGGAATCGTCGCCGGGATGTTGAAGATGCCGATGTGGCGGTTCCTGGTATTCTGCATGATCGGGAAGATAATAAAAATGCTGTTGTTCGCCTACGCCGGATCGCTGTCGATTCCCTGGCTGACGCCGGAGTAG
- the mvk gene encoding mevalonate kinase has translation MVYGFPAVAVPVRGLRAAAEYSAAGPAPCLIEAPDIGLHAALNDLPPDNPLAFCVRHAAAALKLDLAGGRLTVVSQIPVASGLGSGAAVSTAVVRALASAAGRTSSPMEISQIVYEVERIHHGTPSGVDNTVIAFESPVFFRRGEEPQLVAAGAPMDLLIADSGMRSKTRDAVGGVRERRQADPQRYDGLFRKIGELAEEGRRLLEAGQAAPLGAAMNRCHGLLTNLGVSTPLLDRMADAARQAGAFGAKLTGAGLGGNVIALVDPARIPEVEAALTASGAAAVYRTNLER, from the coding sequence GTGGTTTACGGTTTCCCCGCCGTCGCCGTCCCCGTCCGCGGGCTGCGCGCCGCGGCGGAGTATTCGGCGGCGGGCCCTGCCCCTTGCCTGATCGAAGCTCCGGATATCGGGCTGCACGCCGCGCTAAACGACCTTCCGCCAGACAATCCCCTTGCCTTCTGCGTCCGGCATGCCGCGGCGGCTTTGAAGCTGGATCTCGCCGGAGGCCGGCTGACCGTCGTCTCGCAAATTCCCGTCGCCTCCGGGCTTGGATCGGGCGCCGCGGTCTCGACGGCCGTAGTCCGGGCACTGGCTTCCGCCGCCGGCCGGACTTCTTCCCCCATGGAAATCTCGCAGATCGTCTACGAGGTGGAGCGGATTCACCACGGCACCCCTTCGGGCGTGGACAACACGGTGATCGCCTTCGAAAGCCCGGTGTTTTTCCGGCGCGGGGAGGAACCGCAACTCGTCGCCGCCGGGGCGCCGATGGACCTGCTGATCGCCGACAGCGGGATGCGCAGCAAGACCCGGGACGCCGTCGGCGGCGTCCGCGAACGCCGACAAGCGGATCCTCAGCGCTACGACGGACTGTTTCGGAAGATCGGGGAGCTGGCGGAGGAGGGACGCCGGCTGCTGGAAGCCGGCCAAGCCGCGCCGCTTGGAGCCGCGATGAATCGCTGCCACGGCCTCTTGACGAATCTCGGGGTCAGTACGCCGCTCTTGGACCGAATGGCGGACGCCGCGCGCCAGGCGGGCGCGTTCGGCGCAAAACTTACCGGGGCCGGCTTGGGCGGGAACGTCATCGCGCTGGTCGATCCGGCCAGGATTCCCGAGGTGGAAGCCGCCCTGACCGCGTCCGGAGCGGCCGCCGTCTACCGCACAAACCTCGAACGATAG